The following are encoded in a window of Sminthopsis crassicaudata isolate SCR6 chromosome 5, ASM4859323v1, whole genome shotgun sequence genomic DNA:
- the CLDN12 gene encoding claudin-12: MGCRDVHAATVLSFLCGIASVAGLFAGTMLPNWRKLRLITFNKNEKNLTVYTGLWVKCARYDRSSDCLMYDTKWYSSVDQLDLRVLQFALPLSILVAAAALLLCLIGMCNTAFKSSVPNIKLARCLVNSAGCHLVAGLLFFSAGLLSLAPSIWVIFYNSHLNRKFEPVFSFDYAVYVTVASAGGLFTTSLLLFLWYCACKALPSPFWQPLYSHAPSMHSYSQPYSARSRLSAIEIDIPVVTHSN; the protein is encoded by the coding sequence ATGGGTTGTCGGGATGTCCACGCGGCCACGGTGCTCTCCTTCCTGTGTGGTATCGCCTCCGTGGCAGGGCTCTTTGCTGGGACCATGCTTCCCAActggagaaaactgagactgatcACGTTCAACAAGAATGAGAAGAACCTGACTGTGTACACCGGGCTCTGGGTGAAATGCGCCCGCTACGACCGGAGCAGCGACTGCCTGATGTACGACACCAAGTGGTACTCCTCCGTGGATCAGCTGGACCTGCGGGTGCTCCAGTTCGCCCTGCCCCTCAGCATCCTGGTGGCGGCCGCCGCGCTTCTGCTCTGCCTGATCGGGATGTGTAATACGGCCTTCAAGTCCTCTGTGCCTAACATCAAACTGGCCCGGTGCCTGGTCAACAGTGCCGGCTGCCACCTCGTGGCGGGGCTCCTCTTTTTCTCCGCCGGCCTCTTGAGTCTGGCCCCGTCCATCTGGGTCATCTTCTACAACAGCCACCTCAACAGGAAGTTTGAGCCCGTCTTCTCGTTCGACTACGCAGTCTACGTGACGGTGGCCAGCGCCGGGGGCCTGTTCACCACCTCGCTCTTGCTGTTCCTTTGGTACTGCGCCTGCAaggccctcccctcccctttctggCAGCCCCTGTACTCCCACGCGCCCAGCATGCACAGCTACTCTCAGCCCTACTCGGCCAGATCGCGCCTCTCCGCCATTGAGATTGACATCCCTGTGGTCACCCACTCCAATTAG
- the GTPBP10 gene encoding GTP-binding protein 10: MVHCSCSLLRRYGNFMDNLRLFAKGGAGGMGFPRLGGEGGKGGDVWVVAKKRMSLKKIKDKHPQKRFVAGDGANSRTSALKGEKGLDYEISVPVGITVTDERGQIIGELNKEDDRILIAQGGLGGNLLSNFLPSKGQKRIIHLDLKLIADIGLVGFPNAGKSSLLSKISHAKPEIANYAFTTLKPQLGKIMYKDFKQVSVADLPGLIEGAHMNKGMGHKFLKHVERTKQLLFVVDVSGFQLSSKTKFRSAFETIILLTKELELYKEDLMVKPSLLAVNKMDLPDAKDKFNELMNQLQNPKGFSHLFEKDEIPRKTLEFQNIIPISAYTGEGIEELKNSLRLSLDEQSNQENEKFSKEQLLNLQNSKLSYIDSSSKSSRMEITEGH; this comes from the exons ATGGTGCACTGCAGCTGCTCGCTCCTGAGGAGG tatggAAACTTCATGGACAATCTAAGACTCTTTGCAAAAGGAGGAGCAGGTGGCATGGGTTTTCCTCGATTAGGTGGCGAGGGAGGCAAAGGCGGTGATGTCTGGGTTGTAGCCAAAAAAAGAAtgagcttaaaaaaaattaaggataagCATCCACAGAAACGGTTTGTGGCAGGAGACGGAGCAAACAGTAG GACCAGTGCattgaagggagagaaaggcCTGGACTATGAAATATCTGTGCCTGTTGGTATTACAGTAACTGATGAGAGAGGCCAAATTATAG gaGAACTCAATAAAGAGGATGATAGAATTTTAATAGCACAAGGAGGACTTGGGGGTAATTTGCTTTCAAATTTCTTGCCATCCAAGGgtcaaaaaagaataattcacCTTGATCTAAAGCTTATAGCTGACATAGGCCTTGTAGG ATTTCCAAATGCTGGAAAATCTTCTTTATTAAGTAAAATTTCCCATGCAAAACCTGAGATTGCAAATTATGCAT TTACAACATTAAAACCTCAGTTGGGAAAGATTATGTATAAGGATTTCAAGCAG GTATCTGTAGCTGATCTTCCAGGTTTAATAGAAGGAGCACATATGAACAAAGGAATGGGACATAAATTTCTCAAGCATGTAGAAAGAACCAAACAGCTTCTTTTTGTT GTTGATGTCTCTGGGTTTCAGCTTTCTTCAAAAACTAAGTTCAGATCTGCTTTTGAAACTATAATATTGCTCACAAAA GAGCTGGAATTATACAAAGAAGACCTTATGGTGAAACCTTCACTACTTGCAGTTAATAAAATGGATTTACCAGATGCTAAAGATAAATTCAATGAACTTATGAACCAACTACAGAATCCTAAAG GTTTTTCACATCTCtttgaaaaagatgaaattcCAAGGAAAACTTTGGAGTTCCAAAATATCATTCCAATTTCTGCATACACAGGGGAAGgaattgaagaattaaaaaactCTTTAAGACTATCTCTGGATGAACAATCCaatcaggaaaatgaaaagttttctaAAGAACAGTTACTTAATTTACAGAATTCAAAATTATCATATATTGATTCATCATCAAAATCTTCTAGAATGGAAATAACTGAAGGTCATTAA